In Arthrobacter sp. B3I4, the following proteins share a genomic window:
- a CDS encoding creatininase produces the protein MHKSVFLEDTDAFSYREALASGESIVLIPVGSLEQHGPHLPLGTDTILSSRFAEGVARQLGALVAQPIAYGYKSQQKSGGGNHLSGTTSLDGTTLIGVVRNLVKSFLNQGVRHLVLMNGHFENYQFLYEGIDLALEDLGIKPGAAQSVLLLSYWDFVSQDTLAQVYPDGFPGWDIEHGGVLETSLMLHLEPARVAMDRLADGPAAVLPRFDRLPVVPDRTPASGCLSSAAGSSADKGSLLYKQVVEDLVADIVTELVLEPARAAVLQ, from the coding sequence ATGCACAAGTCAGTTTTCCTTGAAGACACGGACGCGTTCAGCTACCGCGAGGCCCTTGCCTCCGGAGAGTCCATCGTCCTGATCCCCGTCGGCTCGCTGGAACAGCATGGCCCGCACCTCCCGTTGGGAACGGACACCATCCTGTCCTCCCGCTTCGCCGAGGGTGTCGCGCGGCAGCTGGGGGCACTGGTGGCCCAACCCATTGCGTATGGCTACAAGTCCCAGCAGAAGTCCGGCGGCGGTAACCATCTTTCCGGCACCACCAGCCTGGACGGGACCACGCTGATCGGGGTAGTGCGCAATCTGGTGAAGTCCTTCCTGAACCAGGGCGTCCGCCATCTGGTCCTGATGAACGGCCACTTCGAGAACTACCAGTTCCTCTACGAGGGAATCGATCTCGCCCTCGAAGACCTCGGAATCAAGCCCGGCGCAGCGCAGAGCGTGCTGCTGCTGTCCTACTGGGACTTCGTCAGCCAGGACACCCTTGCGCAGGTCTACCCGGACGGCTTCCCGGGCTGGGACATCGAACACGGCGGTGTGCTGGAAACCTCGCTGATGCTCCATCTCGAGCCGGCCCGGGTGGCCATGGACCGCCTGGCGGACGGTCCCGCCGCGGTGCTGCCGCGCTTCGACCGGCTTCCGGTGGTGCCGGACCGCACCCCGGCCAGCGGCTGCCTCTCCTCCGCGGCCGGCTCCAGCGCCGACAAGGGCAGCCTGCTGTACAAGCAGGTGGTCGAAGACCTAGTCGCCGACATCGTCACCGAGTTGGTCCTGGAGCCCGCCCGGGCGGCCGTCCTGCAGTAG
- a CDS encoding PucR family transcriptional regulator: MITLAEVLALPAMAAASPLLRSDVPGTWQRPVRWVHSSEVLTIAPLLRGGELLLSGGEALLALPVEEQEDYVASLAARHIAALALQTAGQAALLSENLIAAANRNKLPLIELRSVAPFVDIAEAVNRLVVNEQAAAHLVVDDVSRQIARQITDKGPHLPTILELLAGTLKAEVALVAPDGSLLGRAGEVDTEGGYRAEAGIVVGGQLAAQLSLHSPDEDPLLLDLAADRLAGILALALAQAFRPTPAQVAEARLLEAVIEGRDADVVRQLWLQAGLQPGLTAVMAVFRTTGRDANFPAVERALRLRGVQVKSHLWDGERAVLLALPHQGARAARDVLIRGAGTALAGSDTYAAFGPSVADSSRTHDSYVEAQEVLRLGVPAAGEVLDAMDFLGRRILAAVPEPAFLNSYVESALGEVMDWDRKHGTTLLATLLCWLDSGCNTTASAVSLNIERQTMHKRLSKILVLLGCDPRTSGRLFSIHIGAAAAVAAAPPGLRRETT; encoded by the coding sequence ATGATCACGCTCGCTGAAGTGCTTGCCCTGCCCGCCATGGCGGCCGCCAGCCCGCTGCTGCGCAGCGACGTGCCCGGTACGTGGCAGCGCCCGGTTCGCTGGGTGCACTCCAGCGAGGTGCTCACCATCGCTCCGCTCCTGCGCGGCGGGGAACTGCTGCTCTCCGGCGGCGAGGCCCTGCTGGCACTGCCGGTCGAGGAGCAGGAAGACTATGTCGCAAGCCTCGCGGCACGGCACATCGCCGCGCTGGCCCTGCAGACCGCCGGTCAGGCGGCGTTGCTGTCCGAGAACCTGATTGCCGCGGCGAACCGGAACAAGCTGCCGCTGATAGAACTTCGGTCGGTGGCGCCCTTTGTCGACATCGCCGAGGCCGTGAACCGGCTCGTGGTCAACGAACAGGCCGCTGCCCACCTGGTGGTCGACGACGTGTCACGGCAGATTGCCCGCCAGATCACGGACAAAGGACCCCACCTTCCGACCATCCTCGAGTTGTTGGCCGGAACATTGAAAGCCGAAGTGGCGCTGGTAGCTCCCGACGGATCCCTCCTCGGCCGCGCCGGCGAAGTCGACACGGAGGGGGGTTACCGCGCCGAAGCGGGCATCGTCGTCGGCGGCCAGCTCGCAGCGCAGCTCTCACTGCACTCGCCGGACGAAGACCCGTTGCTGCTGGATCTAGCGGCCGACCGACTGGCCGGTATCCTCGCCCTCGCCCTCGCGCAGGCATTCCGGCCGACGCCGGCCCAGGTGGCGGAGGCGCGCCTGCTGGAAGCGGTGATCGAAGGCCGGGACGCCGACGTCGTCCGGCAGCTCTGGCTGCAGGCAGGACTGCAGCCTGGCCTCACCGCCGTGATGGCCGTTTTCCGGACGACCGGGAGGGATGCAAATTTTCCAGCCGTGGAGCGTGCGCTCCGGCTGCGCGGGGTGCAGGTGAAGTCACACCTCTGGGACGGTGAACGGGCGGTACTGCTTGCGCTCCCGCATCAGGGAGCCCGGGCAGCCCGTGACGTGCTGATCCGCGGCGCCGGCACCGCACTGGCAGGTTCGGATACCTACGCGGCGTTCGGCCCCAGCGTGGCTGACAGCTCCCGCACACACGACTCCTACGTGGAGGCCCAGGAGGTTCTTCGACTGGGCGTGCCTGCGGCCGGGGAGGTACTCGACGCCATGGACTTCCTGGGCCGCCGCATTCTTGCCGCAGTGCCCGAGCCGGCCTTTTTGAACTCCTACGTGGAGTCGGCGCTCGGAGAAGTCATGGATTGGGACCGCAAGCACGGCACCACCTTGCTGGCCACCCTGCTGTGCTGGCTGGATTCGGGCTGCAATACGACGGCGTCGGCGGTGTCCCTGAACATTGAACGGCAGACGATGCACAAGCGGCTAAGCAAAATCCTGGTGTTGCTGGGCTGCGACCCGCGGACTTCGGGCAGGTTGTTCAGCATCCATATCGGGGCCGCGGCTGCGGTAGCCGCAGCGCCGCCGGGCCTGCGCAGGGAGACAACCTAA
- the glyA gene encoding serine hydroxymethyltransferase, with product MADVLTGTLSVVDAEVDAAISRELGRQQSTLEMIASENFAPAAVMAAQGSVLTNKYAEGYPGKRYYGGCEHVDVIEQLAIDRVKELFGAEAANVQPHSGAQANAAAMFALLDPGDTIMGLDLAHGGHLTHGMKINYSGKLYNVVPYQVRESDMTVDMNRVEALALEHRPKLIVAGWSAYTRQLDFAEFRRIADLVGAYLMVDMAHFAGLVAAGLHPNPVPFADVVTTTTHKTLGGPRGGVILSRASLARKINSAVFPGQQGGPLEHVIAAKAVAFKIAATAEFRDRQQRTLEGAQILADRLLQPDVAEHGISVVGGGTDVHLVLVDLRESDLDGQQGEDRLHRIGITVNRNAVPFDPRPPMVSSGLRIGTPALATRGFGRAEFTEVADIIAEALKGELSDESAVLLRDRVTVLAEKFPLYPHLSGAAGSTPNGVAQ from the coding sequence ATGGCAGACGTGCTCACAGGCACCCTCTCCGTCGTCGACGCCGAGGTCGACGCAGCCATCTCCCGGGAGCTTGGCCGCCAGCAGTCCACGCTGGAAATGATCGCCTCCGAAAACTTCGCCCCGGCGGCCGTGATGGCCGCCCAGGGTTCCGTCCTGACCAACAAATACGCCGAGGGCTACCCGGGCAAGCGCTACTACGGCGGCTGCGAACACGTCGATGTGATCGAGCAGCTCGCCATCGACCGGGTAAAGGAGTTGTTCGGGGCAGAAGCTGCAAACGTACAGCCGCACTCCGGCGCGCAGGCCAACGCCGCCGCAATGTTCGCGCTGCTCGATCCAGGCGACACCATCATGGGCCTGGATCTGGCCCACGGCGGGCACCTGACCCACGGCATGAAGATCAACTACTCCGGCAAGCTGTACAACGTGGTTCCGTACCAGGTGCGCGAATCCGACATGACCGTGGATATGAACAGGGTGGAAGCACTGGCGCTCGAGCACCGGCCGAAGCTCATCGTCGCCGGCTGGTCCGCCTACACCCGCCAGCTCGACTTCGCCGAGTTCCGCCGCATTGCCGACCTGGTAGGTGCTTACCTGATGGTGGACATGGCCCATTTCGCCGGCCTGGTGGCCGCGGGCCTGCACCCGAACCCGGTGCCGTTTGCCGACGTCGTCACTACCACCACGCACAAGACCCTGGGTGGACCCCGCGGCGGCGTCATCCTGAGCCGCGCCTCGCTGGCCCGCAAGATCAACTCCGCCGTCTTCCCCGGCCAGCAGGGCGGCCCGCTGGAACATGTGATTGCGGCCAAGGCCGTGGCCTTCAAAATCGCCGCCACTGCAGAGTTCAGGGACCGCCAGCAGCGCACCCTGGAGGGGGCGCAGATCCTCGCCGACCGGCTGTTGCAACCTGACGTGGCCGAACACGGCATCTCCGTGGTGGGCGGCGGCACCGACGTCCACCTGGTCCTGGTGGATCTGCGCGAGTCCGACCTGGACGGGCAGCAGGGCGAGGACCGCCTGCACCGGATCGGCATCACCGTGAACCGCAACGCCGTCCCGTTCGACCCGCGGCCGCCGATGGTCTCCTCCGGCCTCCGGATCGGCACCCCGGCCCTGGCCACCCGGGGATTTGGCCGTGCCGAGTTCACCGAGGTCGCCGACATCATCGCCGAAGCGCTTAAGGGCGAGCTCAGCGACGAGTCCGCGGTGCTGCTGCGCGACCGGGTGACCGTCCTGGCCGAGAAGTTCCCGCTCTATCCCCACCTTTCCGGCGCGGCCGGATCCACCCCGAACGGAGTTGCCCAGTGA
- a CDS encoding aminopeptidase P family protein yields MTITTSAPAANVSELERLKVLNNGEKVSLTFSDTEFERRLAGLRSIMAEKDLDAVVLTSYHSIKYYSDFLFTYFGRSYAMVVTKDDTVTVTANIDAGMPWRRSYGDNVVYTDWRRDNYIFAIQEALRTRGINPRRLGVEDDSLPLDNRNKIQAAFGSATLVDVAQAAMRQRMIKSAEEIEVIKHGARIGDLGGEAIRNAITAGISEYEVALIGTEAMVHEIARTFPNSEIRDTWVWFQSGINTDGAHNWATTRKIQEHDILSLNCFPMTSGYYTALERTLFYGEPDARSLELWNINVEVHKRGLELIKPGAVCKDIAAELNEIYVGHGLLANRTFGYGHSFGVLSHYYGREAGLELREDIDTVLEPGMVVSMEPMITVLDGQPGAGGYREHDILVVGDEGAENITKFPFGPEYNIISA; encoded by the coding sequence ATGACCATCACGACTTCCGCCCCCGCTGCCAACGTCTCCGAGCTGGAGCGCCTCAAGGTTCTGAACAACGGCGAAAAAGTCAGCCTGACCTTCTCCGACACCGAGTTTGAGCGCCGTCTGGCCGGCCTGCGCAGCATCATGGCAGAGAAGGACCTCGACGCCGTCGTCCTTACCAGCTACCACTCCATCAAGTACTACTCGGACTTCCTCTTCACCTACTTCGGCCGCTCCTACGCCATGGTGGTCACCAAAGATGACACAGTGACCGTCACGGCCAACATCGACGCAGGCATGCCCTGGCGGCGCAGCTACGGCGACAACGTGGTTTACACCGACTGGCGCCGAGACAACTACATCTTCGCGATCCAGGAAGCACTGCGCACCCGCGGCATCAACCCCCGTCGGCTGGGGGTGGAGGACGATTCCCTCCCGCTGGACAACCGGAACAAGATCCAGGCGGCGTTCGGGTCGGCCACCCTGGTGGATGTGGCCCAGGCCGCCATGCGCCAGCGAATGATCAAGTCCGCCGAGGAAATTGAGGTCATCAAGCACGGCGCCCGGATCGGGGACCTGGGCGGCGAAGCCATCCGCAACGCCATCACCGCCGGCATCAGCGAGTACGAAGTTGCCCTCATCGGCACCGAAGCTATGGTCCACGAAATCGCCCGGACGTTCCCGAACTCGGAAATCCGCGACACCTGGGTCTGGTTCCAGTCCGGGATCAACACCGACGGCGCCCACAACTGGGCCACCACCCGCAAGATCCAGGAACACGACATCCTGTCGCTGAACTGCTTCCCCATGACCTCCGGCTACTACACGGCGCTGGAACGGACCCTGTTCTACGGCGAACCGGATGCCCGCTCGCTGGAACTGTGGAACATCAACGTAGAGGTCCACAAACGCGGGCTCGAGCTGATCAAGCCGGGCGCGGTCTGCAAGGACATCGCAGCCGAACTGAACGAGATCTACGTCGGCCACGGCCTGCTCGCCAACCGGACCTTCGGCTACGGACACTCCTTCGGCGTGCTCAGCCACTACTACGGCCGGGAAGCCGGACTCGAGCTCCGCGAGGACATCGACACCGTGCTGGAGCCGGGCATGGTGGTCTCGATGGAACCGATGATCACCGTCCTGGACGGCCAACCGGGTGCCGGCGGCTACCGCGAGCACGACATTCTCGTGGTCGGCGACGAGGGGGCCGAGAACATCACCAAGTTCCCGTTCGGTCCGGAGTACAACATCATCAGCGCCTGA
- a CDS encoding sarcosine oxidase subunit beta family protein: MSTEQLPEHPAFLWRNPDPKNSYDAVIVGGGGHGLATAYYLAKNHGMTNIAVLEKGWLAGGNMARNTTIIRSNYLWDESAAIYEHALKLWEILPEELEYDFLFSQRGVMNLAHTLGDVRESMRRVGANKLNGVDAEWLDPQQVKELCPILNISDNIRYPVMGATYQPRAGIAKHDHVAWAFARKCDEMGVDIIQNCEVTGFIKDGNRVTGVKTNRGTIHTEKVGLAAAGHSSVLAEMAGFRLPIQSHPLQALVSELHEPVHPTVVMSNHVHVYVSQAHKGELVMGAGVDSYNGYGQRGSFHVIEHQMAAAVELFPIFARAHVLRTWGGIVDTTLDASPIIGTTPVDNMFVNCGWGTGGFKGTPAAGLTFAHTIATGTPHTLNKPFALERFETGALIDEHGAAAVAH, from the coding sequence GTGAGCACCGAACAGCTTCCCGAACACCCCGCTTTCCTCTGGCGGAACCCCGATCCCAAAAACAGCTACGACGCCGTCATTGTCGGCGGCGGCGGCCACGGCCTGGCGACGGCATACTACCTGGCCAAGAACCACGGGATGACTAACATCGCTGTCCTGGAAAAGGGCTGGCTGGCCGGCGGGAACATGGCGCGGAACACCACCATCATCCGTTCCAACTACCTGTGGGACGAAAGCGCCGCCATCTATGAGCACGCCTTGAAGTTGTGGGAAATCCTGCCCGAGGAACTCGAATACGACTTCCTCTTTAGCCAGCGCGGCGTGATGAACCTGGCCCACACCCTGGGCGATGTCCGGGAGAGCATGCGGCGCGTGGGGGCGAACAAGCTCAACGGCGTCGACGCGGAATGGCTGGACCCGCAGCAGGTCAAGGAACTCTGCCCCATCCTGAACATCAGCGACAACATCCGCTACCCCGTCATGGGTGCCACCTACCAGCCCCGGGCCGGCATCGCCAAGCACGACCACGTGGCCTGGGCCTTCGCCCGCAAGTGCGACGAAATGGGCGTGGACATCATCCAGAACTGCGAGGTCACCGGCTTCATCAAAGACGGCAACCGCGTCACGGGCGTCAAAACCAACCGCGGCACCATCCACACCGAGAAGGTCGGGCTGGCCGCCGCCGGTCACAGCTCGGTCCTGGCCGAGATGGCCGGCTTCCGGCTGCCCATCCAGTCTCACCCGCTGCAGGCCCTGGTCTCCGAACTGCACGAACCGGTCCACCCCACGGTGGTCATGTCCAACCACGTGCACGTCTACGTGTCCCAGGCCCACAAGGGCGAACTGGTGATGGGCGCCGGCGTCGACTCCTACAACGGCTACGGCCAGCGCGGGTCGTTCCACGTAATCGAGCACCAGATGGCAGCCGCCGTCGAACTCTTCCCCATCTTCGCCCGGGCGCACGTGCTCCGGACCTGGGGCGGGATCGTGGACACCACGTTGGACGCCTCCCCGATCATCGGCACCACGCCGGTGGACAACATGTTCGTCAACTGCGGCTGGGGCACCGGCGGGTTCAAGGGAACCCCGGCCGCCGGCCTCACCTTCGCGCACACCATCGCCACCGGAACACCGCACACCCTCAACAAACCTTTTGCCCTCGAGCGCTTCGAAACCGGCGCCTTGATCGACGAACACGGCGCCGCCGCCGTGGCCCACTAG
- a CDS encoding cytosine permease has translation MNQAQQGQHEAATGEVEDVLQPIPESARTTKLSGQFWIWAGANVAPINWILGALGIHLGLGLGDTILVLIVGNLIGMAGFGFFVILGQRTGATGMLLARGAFGRRGAYLPAAIQATIAIGWSAVNTWVILDLILALFGMIGWVDPAERNIGVRILVAAVIMSVQVAICYRGYRAISKFERITMPPTILVLVGMSIVAWTQLDINWSYAGPEGAILEGLPRPAAMSSIMTVIGIGWGIGWFTYAPDYSRFVSRKVKPAKLFTVSVLGQFLPVVWLGILGASLATKNGQADPGQLIVSNFGALAIPVILLVIHGPIATNIINLYTFGVAFQALDVKISRRKLSIMVGILSMFAVIGFMFAEDFAMILDSWLGAIVAWVATWGGIMAVHYFIFERHHKDFSYLFLDSKKTALKSVNPAAFIAFFAGILMTWMFMYGGIPALQGPIATAMGGVDFSWLAGTVTSSVIYFALGYARFRRRIRAGVPLGIRLNLQEEAVLAEHGDACEDKHSIPEPAPRPQPAQATS, from the coding sequence ATGAACCAAGCTCAACAAGGCCAGCATGAAGCGGCCACTGGAGAGGTTGAAGACGTCCTGCAACCCATTCCGGAATCCGCCCGGACCACGAAACTCTCCGGCCAGTTCTGGATCTGGGCCGGCGCGAATGTGGCTCCCATCAACTGGATCCTCGGGGCCCTCGGCATTCACCTCGGGTTGGGCCTCGGCGACACCATCCTGGTGCTCATCGTCGGTAACCTCATCGGGATGGCGGGCTTCGGCTTCTTCGTCATCCTGGGGCAGCGGACCGGTGCCACCGGCATGCTGCTGGCCCGCGGCGCTTTCGGCCGCCGCGGCGCTTACCTACCGGCAGCCATTCAGGCCACCATCGCCATCGGCTGGTCAGCGGTAAACACCTGGGTCATCCTTGACCTGATTCTGGCCCTTTTCGGCATGATCGGCTGGGTTGACCCCGCTGAACGCAACATCGGCGTCCGCATCCTCGTCGCGGCGGTCATCATGAGCGTCCAGGTCGCAATCTGCTACCGCGGCTACCGCGCCATCTCGAAGTTTGAGCGGATCACCATGCCGCCCACGATCCTCGTCCTGGTCGGGATGTCGATCGTCGCCTGGACGCAGCTGGACATCAACTGGAGCTACGCCGGGCCCGAGGGGGCCATCCTCGAAGGGCTGCCACGACCGGCCGCCATGTCCTCGATCATGACCGTCATCGGCATCGGCTGGGGCATCGGCTGGTTTACCTACGCCCCGGACTACTCCCGCTTCGTCAGCCGCAAGGTCAAACCCGCCAAGTTGTTCACGGTCAGCGTCCTGGGCCAGTTCCTGCCCGTGGTCTGGCTGGGTATCCTGGGGGCCAGTCTCGCAACCAAGAACGGCCAGGCAGACCCAGGGCAGCTCATCGTCTCCAACTTCGGCGCCCTGGCCATTCCGGTCATCCTGCTCGTCATCCACGGGCCGATCGCCACGAACATCATCAACCTCTACACCTTCGGCGTCGCCTTCCAAGCCCTGGACGTCAAAATCTCCCGGCGCAAGCTCTCGATCATGGTCGGAATCCTGTCCATGTTTGCCGTGATCGGCTTTATGTTCGCCGAGGACTTCGCGATGATCCTCGACTCCTGGCTCGGCGCCATTGTCGCTTGGGTCGCGACCTGGGGCGGCATCATGGCCGTCCACTACTTCATCTTTGAACGGCACCACAAAGACTTCTCCTACCTCTTCCTCGACTCGAAGAAGACTGCTCTGAAGTCCGTCAACCCGGCAGCCTTCATCGCCTTCTTCGCCGGCATCCTCATGACCTGGATGTTCATGTACGGCGGGATCCCCGCCCTGCAGGGCCCAATCGCCACGGCAATGGGCGGCGTCGACTTCTCCTGGCTGGCCGGGACCGTCACGTCGTCGGTGATCTACTTCGCCCTCGGCTACGCCCGCTTCCGCCGGCGCATCCGGGCCGGCGTGCCCCTCGGCATCCGCCTCAACCTGCAGGAAGAAGCAGTCCTCGCCGAGCACGGCGACGCCTGCGAAGACAAGCACAGCATTCCGGAACCGGCCCCGCGGCCTCAACCGGCACAAGCCACCTCCTGA
- a CDS encoding GPP34 family phosphoprotein, with the protein MDPETPKAAELSLPQAFLLLATNDQDGKPAVPVFALRTALAGAVLAELELCGAIELQGKRVRVTDSPASTSVEHELELIRGKSRPHSPKRWVSMLEGKAEVQRVYDGMVARGLVEQIGEKHLGVFRSIRYPEKDHGPEAALLQKIGAALSTVLPASAEPAPGGSDVPSPDVPAAPGAAPAAAEAPDARTTALIALLQAAGLLGKLFPAVDKVRADELAKDYWPARAVEDELRLIRLAKEEAPAV; encoded by the coding sequence ATGGACCCTGAAACACCGAAAGCAGCAGAACTGAGCCTTCCCCAGGCCTTCCTCCTTCTCGCGACCAACGATCAAGACGGAAAACCCGCCGTGCCGGTGTTCGCGCTGCGGACTGCCCTGGCCGGGGCCGTCCTCGCCGAACTTGAGCTGTGCGGTGCCATCGAGCTGCAGGGAAAGCGCGTCAGGGTCACGGACTCGCCGGCGTCGACGAGCGTCGAGCATGAGCTGGAGCTCATTCGAGGCAAGTCCCGGCCCCACAGCCCGAAACGGTGGGTGTCCATGCTCGAGGGCAAGGCCGAAGTGCAGCGCGTCTACGACGGCATGGTCGCCCGAGGCCTCGTGGAGCAGATCGGCGAAAAGCACCTCGGTGTTTTCAGGTCCATCCGGTACCCGGAGAAGGACCACGGCCCGGAAGCTGCCCTCCTGCAGAAGATCGGAGCTGCGCTCAGTACTGTGCTGCCAGCTTCCGCGGAACCGGCACCCGGGGGCTCCGACGTTCCGAGCCCTGATGTCCCGGCGGCCCCAGGTGCGGCGCCGGCTGCAGCTGAGGCGCCGGACGCCAGGACCACGGCCCTGATCGCGCTGCTGCAGGCAGCCGGGCTGCTCGGCAAGCTGTTCCCGGCGGTGGACAAAGTCCGCGCCGACGAGCTGGCTAAGGACTACTGGCCCGCCCGCGCGGTGGAAGATGAACTCCGGCTGATCAGGCTCGCGAAGGAAGAAGCTCCGGCCGTGTAA
- a CDS encoding GntR family transcriptional regulator → MTSLALEDAAAEAELPLSEQAYRQLRDQLIMLDIRPGEAINDSALAARLGFGRTPVREALKRLESDHLVVSYPRRGTFATRVDITELADISEIRELLEPLAARRAARNAGPAMRARLRALAADIAESDPLGADQHALMRFDIMVHRQIYAAAANPHLEDVLIRYDNLATRIWCLVLDKIPSVAGHITEHVDLLHAIADGDAERAAGLAFEHVTSFEKTIRSVL, encoded by the coding sequence ATGACGAGCCTTGCACTAGAAGACGCGGCGGCCGAGGCAGAACTGCCGCTGTCCGAACAGGCCTACCGGCAGCTGCGCGACCAGCTGATCATGCTGGACATCCGGCCGGGCGAAGCCATCAATGACTCAGCGCTGGCGGCCCGGCTTGGCTTCGGGCGGACTCCGGTGCGGGAGGCGCTGAAGCGGCTGGAGAGTGACCATCTGGTGGTCTCCTATCCGCGCCGCGGAACTTTCGCCACCCGTGTGGACATCACGGAACTGGCGGACATTTCGGAAATCCGGGAACTGCTGGAGCCGTTGGCGGCCAGGCGGGCCGCCCGCAATGCCGGTCCTGCGATGCGTGCCAGGCTGCGGGCACTGGCTGCCGACATTGCGGAGTCAGACCCGCTTGGCGCCGACCAGCACGCGCTGATGCGTTTCGACATCATGGTCCACCGGCAGATCTATGCGGCGGCCGCCAACCCCCACCTGGAAGACGTGCTGATCCGGTACGACAACCTGGCGACGCGGATCTGGTGCCTGGTGCTGGACAAGATTCCGTCCGTTGCCGGGCACATCACCGAGCACGTTGACCTGCTCCACGCCATTGCCGACGGCGACGCCGAACGGGCCGCCGGCCTCGCTTTCGAGCACGTCACGAGCTTTGAGAAGACCATCCGCAGCGTGCTTTAG
- a CDS encoding sarcosine oxidase subunit delta: MLLISCPNCGPRDETEFHYGGQAHVPYPENPAELTDRQWAEYLFYRDNTKGAFAERWLHSTGCRQWFNMLRDTVTYDIQAVYPMGQLRPAAGPTAPTITTPVSPEGAVK; this comes from the coding sequence ATGCTCCTGATCTCCTGCCCCAACTGCGGTCCCCGGGACGAGACCGAATTCCACTACGGCGGCCAGGCCCACGTGCCGTACCCGGAAAACCCGGCCGAACTCACGGACCGCCAATGGGCCGAGTACCTCTTCTACCGCGACAACACCAAGGGCGCCTTCGCCGAACGCTGGCTGCACAGCACCGGCTGCCGGCAATGGTTCAACATGCTCCGCGACACCGTCACCTACGACATCCAGGCGGTCTACCCGATGGGCCAGCTTCGCCCCGCGGCCGGACCCACGGCCCCGACCATCACCACCCCCGTTTCCCCGGAAGGAGCCGTCAAATGA
- a CDS encoding helix-turn-helix domain-containing protein: protein MENHLAGPAFPGVEGQAERAMTAVGALVLQLRREAGYSIGSLAAAAGLSPGLLSQIERGQGNPSLTTLIKLSQALKVPVGRFFDTKDKGGALVRRNERRRLEVAEDNLIYELLTPHMNGHLGMLRAQIAAGWDNRNAPFVHPGEECVTIVQGRLHVCVDGVGYDLDEGDSLTYDSSLPHWYRNPTSEDAVLIGAMTPPSF from the coding sequence ATGGAGAATCATCTTGCCGGCCCGGCTTTCCCCGGCGTGGAGGGACAAGCCGAGCGTGCGATGACCGCCGTCGGAGCGTTGGTGCTGCAGTTGCGCAGGGAGGCTGGGTACAGTATCGGCAGCCTCGCCGCGGCGGCCGGTCTCAGCCCGGGCCTGCTCAGCCAGATCGAGCGCGGCCAGGGTAACCCGTCGCTGACAACGCTGATTAAGCTTTCCCAGGCGCTGAAGGTGCCGGTCGGACGTTTTTTTGACACCAAAGACAAGGGTGGCGCCCTGGTCCGGCGGAACGAGAGGCGGCGGCTCGAAGTCGCCGAAGACAACCTGATCTACGAACTCCTCACGCCCCACATGAACGGGCACCTCGGCATGCTGCGGGCACAGATCGCTGCAGGCTGGGACAACCGGAACGCTCCTTTCGTGCACCCCGGCGAGGAGTGCGTCACCATCGTGCAGGGCAGGCTACACGTGTGTGTCGACGGCGTCGGATACGACCTCGACGAGGGTGACTCACTCACTTACGACTCGTCCCTGCCGCACTGGTACCGCAACCCGACGTCGGAAGACGCCGTGCTCATCGGGGCGATGACGCCGCCGTCCTTCTGA